ATTTTGTTAATTCACAAAAACATGAGCCGCTAAGTGAGAAAGAGGGGTTTGACTCTTGACTTTCGAGTAACTTAAAGGAGCTCTGAATCTGTTTATCCCAGTAATAAGATTTTAAATCCAAAGGGttcagggaaaaaaaaaactgtgctGAATCGAGATTTCTCGAGGCGCCGGAGTGCGATTAGGGTTCCGGTCTAAGCACAAGTAGCAGCTTCAGCTTCGTTTTATCTGATTCCTGAACTTGATTAGCTTCCGTGAGCGTTTCTCTGCGATATGGCGAATCTCCCGATCCTTCAATTCGAAGAGAAGATCGTGGAAACAGTTGAGAACAACCCAGTCGTTGTCATCATCGGAGAAACCGGTTCCGGAAAGAGCACCCAGCTCTCTCAGATCCTCCGTCGACATGGCTACACTAAGTCCGGCGTCATCGCCGTCACTCAGCCCCGTCGTGTCGCCGCCGTTTCCGTCGCCAGGCGAGTGGCGCAGGAGCTTGATGTACCCCTAGGAGAAGACGTTGGTTACGCTATACGTTTCGAAGACAGAACATCGAACAAAACACGCATTAAGTAATAGAAATATATGTTCAGTTATTTAGTTATGTCTTTTGATTTGTCATCTCATTGTAGGTACCTCACAGATGGAGTTTTACTCCGTGAGAGCCTCTCCAATCCAATGCTTGATGATTACTCTGTGATTATATTAGATGAAGCTCACGAGAGGAGTTTAAACACGTAAAGACTTTTTATATGATTGATTATTCTGTAATCATTTTGCTTATATCTTGTTAACTTGgttcctttttgtttttttttgttagggaTATTCTGTTGGGTCTAATGAAGCGTTTGGTTAGAATCCGTTCGTCTAACTTCAAAGTTCTTATAACCTCTGCAACGCTTGACGGGGAAAAGGTTTCTCGATTCTTTTCGGGATGTCCTGTGTTGAATGTACCTGGGAAGTTATACCCTGTGGAGATATTGTACAGCAAAGAGCGTCCCGGCAGTTATATTGAGTCTTCTCTCAAAGTGGCTATTGGTAATTTTTCTCAACGTCGAGTGTTTCTGTTTTGATTAAAATGATTTGGTTTTAAATTTGCAACCTTGTTGTTTGCTTGCAGATATACATGTTCGTGAGCCAGAAGGTGATATCTTGATCTTTATGACTGGACAGGTCTGTTTATACTATTGTTCATTGAAGCTTAGCTGAACCATCTAAATTGTTGCGTTTCTTATTCGTATTGTATGGTTTTAAATAGGATGATATTGAAAAGTTAGTATCAAAGCTGGAGGAAAAAGTGAGAAGCTTAGCAGAGGGATCATGTATGGATGCTATTATTTATCCTCTTCATGGATCTCTGCCACCTGAGATGCAGGTAACGGTTTCTGGATTTTGTTTGTGCAATCAAGATCTCTTGTTGGTCTAAaaggttttgtattttttattgaCATTCACCATTTCTGCAGGTTCGTGTGTTTAGTCCACCTCCTCCAAACTGCCGGAGGTTTATTGTTGCTACAAATATTGCTGAAACTTCCCTTACTGTGGACGGAGTTGTGTAAGAAACCTgaactttttaattatatttttggttttcacGTCTGATGCCTACCGTTTTCCATTTACGGCATAACATAATGATATTTACATCACGACGTTGTTAAGTCTAGTCCAGGaaatagtaaatatttttttatatgaaaaatgtatttagTATGAGAATACTTTCCACTGCGTTCTTGAATCTGCTTGTTTGGTCTGATGCTTCTGTTACTGCTGCCGTAAAAATGTCGTATTAGGATTGCATCATGGTTTTTTTGTGTACATTTTAAGCAAATTTTCAGATTATGTTTTGAATGTGGAGATCGACAGCATTTTCAGACACCTATTTTTTCTATGACAGGTATGTTATTGATTCGGGGTATGTGAAGCAAAGACAATATAACCCATCAAGTGGAATGTATTCTCTTGATGTTACTCAAATTAGCAAGTAAGCAAAAGAGTTTTGTTTCAGAAATCGTGGTTCATTTCATTAAATTAGTAGATAATATTGAACTTGTACTAATCTATTGGTGCGTAGAATGAACCAGTTGATGTCGCATGATATTTAAAACGAACCAAATATCTACTGATAGTGGTTAGATAGGACCCGATGAGTTATAACTTATGCTTACTCAGGAATAACAATGGTCTCCTATATGCTTATTGCACTTCTTTTTAAATCTATTTAACTGTGGTGTTCCACAGAGTTCAAGCTAACCAACGTGCTGGACGTGCTGGAAGAACTAGACCTGGGAAATGTTACCGATTATACCCCTTGGCAGTCTACAGGGATGATCTCCTTGATGCAACGATTCCTGAAATACAACGAACTTCCCTTGCTGGAAGTGTTCTTTACTTGAAATCGTTGGATCTTCCTGATATTGACATTCTCAAGTTCGATTTTCTTGACGCTCCATCATGTAAGTACCGATTTCTATCGGGGTTAGATGCTTCAAAAGTTCAATTTTATGTTCTACAAATTCGAGATACTTATGAAATTTCCTTACCTATAATATGCAGCTGAGTCATTAGAAGATGCATTGAAGCAGTTGTATCTCATTGATGCAATTGATGAGAATGGAGCAATAACAAATATTGGAAGGACGATGTCAGGTATGTTTAGCGCATTTTTTCCATTGTTTAtcagttttctctttttttttgtttttttttttaatttcaaactgAGCATATTTGTGGTTCAACAGACCTTCCACTAGAGCCATCGTTGTCAAGGACATTGATAGAAGCGAATGAAAGTGGTTGCTTATCTCAAGCTCTAACAGTCGTTGCTATGTTGTCAGCAGAGACTACTCTACTTCCTGgtaggaggttagttttgtgatATACAATAACCTGAGTCAGATTATGAAATCTTTCAAATCACAGCAGATTCATCAACTCGTCTCGTTATTGTTTGTGCTTGTGTGACAGTAAACCAAATGAAAAGAAGAGGAAGCGTGATGAAGAATCTAATCTTCCTGATGGATCCGGATTTGGTGACCACATTCAACTACTACAGATTTTTGAATGTTGGGACAGTAATAATTATGATATTCGATGGTGCAAAGAAAATGACCTGCAGGTAGATTACTCCGTCTTCTTTCTTATCTATTTTCAAGTATCCTCGTTAAAAGCATGATGGCATCAAAATTATGCATAATCACCAAATGCCATTCTTCAGAAGGAagttaaatatattatgttcTCCGTTGGGATATCATGTTCTTATTGTCTGATCATACAGTTTTATCCTTTTCAATCACGAGTGTTTCTGGAATCTAATGCCTTTGTTTAGATAAACCCCTTTTGTTAGAGTTACTTCAAAAGTTCTTTTATGCCATTttttggtgaaaataatttgCAGGTGCGAGGGATGGTGTTTGTTAGAGATGTTAGACGACAATTATGTCAGATTATGCAGAAAATATCCAAAGGTTAGTACTGTTTCATGTCAACAAGTTCCAATGAAAGAATTAGTCTTTTACTCTCTCCCAAGGTTTCAACCAAGCTTTTACATATATAACCGTCACTAAAACTAATTGGTCTTCTTGACAAACTAGATCGATTGGAAGTTGGAGCACGTGGGAGGAAGAGCTCAAGCCGAGAGGAGTACAGGAAGTTGAGGAAAGCTCTGTGTGTGGGTAATGCAAACCAAGTTGCTGAGAGAATGCTTCGTCATAATGGATTCCGAACTCTTACCTTCAAGCCCCAGCTAGTCCAGGTATTAACTGATTTATAATTGTTCAGTGACGTTGTTAGATCTTATATTAATCCACATTAACTGAGATCTATAGGAGAGAAGattttaaactctttttttggGGGGTTGATTCCAGGTGCATCCAGCATCTGTGCTGAGTACTGACCAGGATGGAATGTTGCCAAATTATGTAGTGTACCACGAACTGATATCCACCACACGACCATTCATGCGCAATGTTTGTTCAGTTGAAATGTCATGGGTAGCTCCCATCAAAAGAAAGATTGAGAAATTAAATGTCAGAAAACTGAGgtaaaaacaaacatttataattCTTCATTCTAGTCTTGTTCCGGCTTTCTTTCCCTTTTGGTTTGGGTTCAGTCATTGATTGGTCTCTTCTGCTGTTATATGTAGTGGTGGACCTGATAACTCTTTCAAGGAAcctgaagagaagaagagcacgGAGTCGTCTACGAACACCAACAATGCAGAAACACCTACAGTTTCTGAAAATGTGGAGAGTAGAATTGAAGCAGCCAGAGAACGGTTTCTTGCTCGTAAAGGACAGAAATAAATAGTTACTGTAAACAGAACCTCAAACAGAATTTAAAATCTTAACTTGgctcaaatttttattttaagaaagaaTAAGAGTTTGCATTTTGTCTTCCAAGAAATTAATACTTCACAACTGATCGGGCTGCTTTTTATTATAATGAATGATAATTtgatattcaaataaaattatataaaccaAATTGAATAGAAGGCCAAACAActaaattgaataaaaaaaagtaaaagggtttattagtaataataatcaaatcataccaaagtaaataaaaactttaCAATTCATGCCACCATTAGTAATAGGCAACCGAAATCGTGTGCTTTCCTCTCACAAATTAGCTGCAACAAACGTAAATACccgaacaacaacaacacaaccAACTACAAACATTATGAACAAGGCATTAAAAACTTTACtagtaaaacaacaaaaaaaaatcacataataGAGCAATTGCATTTATTCTCCAGCTTAGGAGGAGGTTTCAAATTATCTGCTTTATTACTAGGAGGAACTCCAACGTTACTTATCATCCTTGCAGCTTCCCCTgcattctcatcattctctataTGTACCTCTATGTTCTCCTCTGTTTCCGTTTGCTTCCTACTCGCTTTGGCCCCTTTGGAACTCTGTTTCTTCGTCTTTGTTCCACCACCGCTTGTGTAACTACTCCTGTTAGCATCCGACTTTCCAAGAACTGTCACTGTTGGACGCAATACTTCTTCTTCAGTTGCCGCCACGTCCCTTGCTTTGTCCATTGCTATTGATGCAGCTTGGTAAACTAGGTCGTGAACGATGGAGCTGCAGAACAGTATTGCATCAGTGGCTTCTTCGAGCGTGAGGCTCTTCGGCTCTTTTTGGCCTGGACACTCCACAAGTACTGTTGACTCATCTGCAGAGAGCAAGCAACCATGTCTAAAACTCCACAAGGTTGTAAGaaaaaatacacgtaacaaaaCAGTAATAAAAGCACGGTGAGATGGCAATACCTGAAATTTCGTTTACAGGAGGAGCCAAGGAGATGTGGTGATCCACAGAAGCATGTGCCATACTCTTCTCTGAGCAGTCATCATCCACTGCATTTACGTTGCATTCTGACTCTGGAATTTTGCAACTCTCCGGCTCTATTTCTGAGGATGTCGTGGTGGATGAACCGTGGTGAGGAGTTTCATTCACATCCTTTTCTTGTAGCTTAGAGTGATCATAGAGAGAGCAGTCATCAGTGACAGTTGATGCTCCTACTTCAGATGTGTTCCTTACATGTGCCGGTGATTCGCTTATCTCCACTTTGCTCATCACAGTATTGTCTACCTCATCTCTATTTTCAGAAAATCCATTCTCAATTATAACTGGATCATGCTCTGCTAGGACACCAACTACATTGGTGGAAAGACCAATTGATCCATTCATCACATTGGTTTCGTTACATTTTGGATCTTGGAGTTCAGGATGAGATTCTTGATGAGTTTCATCGTGAGTACATGTCATTTGGGCAGCACACACTTCAAAACTGTCTGCTGGCACGCCAGATGTGGATGACATGCTGCTCAGGAATTTGGAGTTGGTATCATACCTATGAGTCTCCATATCAAGTGTACTCCCGCTCTGATGTCGCACATGACTTCCTTTTCTTATAGAGGAACCATAATCCCAAGAAGAAGATGCAGAAGTAGTTTCTGTGGAGCTTCTAAGACTCATACTCTTATCCCTCAAATAAGAAAATCCATCATATGATCTGGTAAACCCACTAGAGTTACTAGCTTGAGTGATTGGTGACTTCATACTCACTGATCTCTTTATAAGCAAAGGAGCTCCCCTCCTACCTTCTAAAGAACCAATCTTCACATCATGATGCTTCTCAGAAAGCTCACTTTGAATATTCTCTGTACTCAATAGACCACAGCCAGTGGAAGACTCTATTTCATCATCTTGCTCTCCTAAAGCCCTGAAAATAGAGCTCTCTTGCAAATGATTTTCTTCTTGCTGATAGGAATCATCACACTGCTCAATCTCAACCATAGCAACAGGCAGCGATTCTAGCACACTTATTGCAGGAGTTTTCTCAACAATAGACTCCTTTTCATCAAATTTCTCCTGAGACTTTGAATTTTCATCAAGAGCTCTTGTTGTTCCATGGGAATCTGTTTCCACGAAACTGTGTTCTTCCCTGCAATCTGCACAAATATTTATCTCGCTTCTAGTTGTTTCAGTGGCACGGTAATGGGAACCACATCTACCACAAACCTCCATAGTTTCAAGATCGGCCCCTTCCAAAAAGTCATTGCCTATATGGTTGACCTCCTCATTCACACTAGACTCGCATTCAACAGCATAACCTTGATCCATATCACTCTGAGAACTCTCATGACTCTCATGTCTACTACCTTCATTCAATACATCCATAATTTCTCCATGTTTATCCGGATAAGCTTCAGATTGGGCAACAGAATCGCTCCCTTTAGTATCTGGCATGAACCCTATAACTTGGCTAGAGCTTGAATTGCTCCCCACTGTCGCAGATGAATGTCTTAACATTAGGTGATGGTAAGAAGACGAGCTACTTTTCCCAGAATAGATGCCAGTGCTAGGAAGGCTAGAAGCAAGAGGCCTAAACATGCTATGATGGCTTTTAGGATGATCCATCTGACGAAGAGCAGACTCAAACGGCCTTCTCGGTGCTGAACCAGGTGACTGTAACTTCGAAGATCTCGAACTTCTACTATTCGGAGAGAGGCTAGCTCTCTTTGAAACCGCACGTTCTGAGCTACCTACAGGAATAGACTGTATAGGGTGAAGAAGATCCTCATGACTGTGAGATGAACTAACACTTCTTGACGCACTCGGAGAAACAGACTGTCTGCTGCGTGTTGACGCTGGTGAGGAGCCTCTAACATAGGATGCAGGTCGATCACCCAAAGAAGTTCGGAGATTTGGTGGCGCATCCAATGAGAAACCAGGAATGTTTGACTGCCAGACTTTTATTTTGGGTGAAGCTGAGTTGCCTCGACTTGATCTGACAGGAGAAGTGCCCCTGCCAGCTGGCGGTGCCGCCGTGGTGGTTGAGCCAGTGCTCATCCTTCGTGAAGTTGGGGTTGAAGATCTTGATGATACAGGTTTCCCTGGAGAAGGAGAGATTCTTCTAACTGGGGTAACTGATCGTTGACCAGACGCTGGACTAGGATGGCGTGATGATGATGGCCTTCCCCTTATCTGCTGTTGCATTGTGTCAGCTCGAGGTGATGTGCTTAACCGGTTTGGGCTTGGACTTCCCTTACTACTACGGCGTCTCTTCTCCAtctacacatatatatacatataaatgcATATTCAGCAAAGTGAAACCATGGTTAACATTTAATACAGTAATGTTTGGCTAGGACTAACGACAGATTATTTGGGGGTAACTAGTTGCTTTATAGAGGACTAACAACTAGACGGAATATTAGGACTCtagaactatttttttttttttttattttacatatatctAACAAATTTTAGTATCtggatttaattataaattttttttagcgAATTATCAAATTggatatacaaaacaaaagaaatttagaTTTGTACTAacattattagtttatttaacaaatttagACTAATTTAGATCGACTTAAACTGATTTAGAACGGTGTAAAAACCGATTAAAATGGTTTAAACTGATTTGAATCATATAAATCCGATTTTAAGAAACCATTTGGGCTAAAACCAATTTGCCGCCTAGACGCCACCTAGAACAATTTTAAAACCTTGGTATAGATGAATACCGTTGAAGATCTAGATAAAGAAGTCTGACTCTGCGGTCTCCCTCGTGTTCCAACACTAGTTGCTTGCGGTTCATCATCCAATGAAGGAAAAAGTGGTGTGTCTGGAGGCGTCAACAACCTTTTCAATTGATTATACAGTAACCTTTGTTAAGACAAAgagtttgaaaaataaaataaaaagatgcaAAAGTTAGATATGAAAAGCTACCAATCATAGTCGTTCTTATCTTCTTCTGCACTAAGCAATCTGCTACTCTCTCCTTGAATAGGAATGGTGAACTCCGAAAAATGCTTCAATTTtgtagctgaagaagaagaagataaacgtTCCAAAATTAGAAGGAAACAATTAAAGGATCTTGGTGAGACAGAAAACATAAACTTACAAAATGCATCTTCAAGATCATCAGAAGACTGAAGCAAGAAatcatctctttctttctcttgcaACTCACTAAACAAGGCAAGATCTTCTTCGTCATTGTCTCTGAAGAGTGTTCCATATTCAATGCTGTGCCCTCGTCTATGTTCCTTGCCAGGAGAGCATCTCAATGCCGGGGAAGGAGGCATATCTACTGCCCTAACTACTCAACACTGCACGCTGACCCGGTAGACCTCAATTCACTTTGGGCCTTAGGAGCAGCCAGCTGTCTCTTGTGATCACATATGAATCTCTCAAAGCTCACAAAGGTCTTAAAACTGAACCACCTGAAAAGAATCAATAGTCATTGGTTGCTGTAAATGAGAACAGAAAAGTCAAATCTTAAGACAAAGCTCAGCAGCATGACCTAAAGACtcagactttttttttaaattacaattgTGAACTAAACAGAGTAAGATTGTTCTAGAATAGAAACCCAATAAACTTGCTCTAACTG
The sequence above is drawn from the Brassica napus cultivar Da-Ae chromosome A8, Da-Ae, whole genome shotgun sequence genome and encodes:
- the LOC111199777 gene encoding probable pre-mRNA-splicing factor ATP-dependent RNA helicase DEAH4; amino-acid sequence: MANLPILQFEEKIVETVENNPVVVIIGETGSGKSTQLSQILRRHGYTKSGVIAVTQPRRVAAVSVARRVAQELDVPLGEDVGYAIRFEDRTSNKTRIKYLTDGVLLRESLSNPMLDDYSVIILDEAHERSLNTDILLGLMKRLVRIRSSNFKVLITSATLDGEKVSRFFSGCPVLNVPGKLYPVEILYSKERPGSYIESSLKVAIDIHVREPEGDILIFMTGQDDIEKLVSKLEEKVRSLAEGSCMDAIIYPLHGSLPPEMQVRVFSPPPPNCRRFIVATNIAETSLTVDGVVYVIDSGYVKQRQYNPSSGMYSLDVTQISKVQANQRAGRAGRTRPGKCYRLYPLAVYRDDLLDATIPEIQRTSLAGSVLYLKSLDLPDIDILKFDFLDAPSSESLEDALKQLYLIDAIDENGAITNIGRTMSDLPLEPSLSRTLIEANESGCLSQALTVVAMLSAETTLLPGRSKPNEKKRKRDEESNLPDGSGFGDHIQLLQIFECWDSNNYDIRWCKENDLQVRGMVFVRDVRRQLCQIMQKISKDRLEVGARGRKSSSREEYRKLRKALCVGNANQVAERMLRHNGFRTLTFKPQLVQVHPASVLSTDQDGMLPNYVVYHELISTTRPFMRNVCSVEMSWVAPIKRKIEKLNVRKLSGGPDNSFKEPEEKKSTESSTNTNNAETPTVSENVESRIEAARERFLARKGQK
- the LOC111215640 gene encoding uncharacterized protein LOC111215640, producing the protein MPPSPALRCSPGKEHRRGHSIEYGTLFRDNDEEDLALFSELQEKERDDFLLQSSDDLEDAFSTKLKHFSEFTIPIQGESSRLLSAEEDKNDYDWLLTPPDTPLFPSLDDEPQATSVGTRGRPQSQTSLSRSSTMEKRRRSSKGSPSPNRLSTSPRADTMQQQIRGRPSSSRHPSPASGQRSVTPVRRISPSPGKPVSSRSSTPTSRRMSTGSTTTAAPPAGRGTSPVRSSRGNSASPKIKVWQSNIPGFSLDAPPNLRTSLGDRPASYVRGSSPASTRSRQSVSPSASRSVSSSHSHEDLLHPIQSIPVGSSERAVSKRASLSPNSRSSRSSKLQSPGSAPRRPFESALRQMDHPKSHHSMFRPLASSLPSTGIYSGKSSSSSYHHLMLRHSSATVGSNSSSSQVIGFMPDTKGSDSVAQSEAYPDKHGEIMDVLNEGSRHESHESSQSDMDQGYAVECESSVNEEVNHIGNDFLEGADLETMEVCGRCGSHYRATETTRSEINICADCREEHSFVETDSHGTTRALDENSKSQEKFDEKESIVEKTPAISVLESLPVAMVEIEQCDDSYQQEENHLQESSIFRALGEQDDEIESSTGCGLLSTENIQSELSEKHHDVKIGSLEGRRGAPLLIKRSVSMKSPITQASNSSGFTRSYDGFSYLRDKSMSLRSSTETTSASSSWDYGSSIRKGSHVRHQSGSTLDMETHRYDTNSKFLSSMSSTSGVPADSFEVCAAQMTCTHDETHQESHPELQDPKCNETNVMNGSIGLSTNVVGVLAEHDPVIIENGFSENRDEVDNTVMSKVEISESPAHVRNTSEVGASTVTDDCSLYDHSKLQEKDVNETPHHGSSTTTSSEIEPESCKIPESECNVNAVDDDCSEKSMAHASVDHHISLAPPVNEISDESTVLVECPGQKEPKSLTLEEATDAILFCSSIVHDLVYQAASIAMDKARDVAATEEEVLRPTVTVLGKSDANRSSYTSGGGTKTKKQSSKGAKASRKQTETEENIEVHIENDENAGEAARMISNVGVPPSNKADNLKPPPKLENKCNCSIM